One stretch of Desulfobaccales bacterium DNA includes these proteins:
- a CDS encoding isoprenyl transferase codes for MKPLPPSSLSLDPARLPRHVAIIMDGNGRWAKERGYPRVRGHAAGAESARAIIREARRLGIGYLTLYAFSEENWQRPTREIRALMALLKRYLRQELREMQENGIVFNAIGNLARLPADVQEELRRTREATQSGNGMVLTLALSYGGRSEILQAVQALAREVQAGRLSPEEIDASHFSGALYTAGLPDPDLLIRTSGEYRLSNFLLWQSAYTELYFTDTYWPDFREAEFHQALWDYQHRDRRFGLTQEQVESGALAQVLGAPPR; via the coding sequence ATGAAACCCCTCCCGCCCTCCTCCCTGAGCCTGGACCCTGCCCGCCTGCCCCGGCACGTGGCCATCATCATGGACGGCAACGGCCGCTGGGCCAAAGAGCGGGGCTATCCCCGGGTGCGGGGCCACGCTGCCGGCGCCGAATCGGCCCGGGCCATCATCCGGGAGGCCCGGCGCCTGGGCATCGGCTATCTCACCCTCTATGCCTTCTCGGAGGAGAACTGGCAGCGCCCCACCCGGGAGATCCGCGCCCTCATGGCCCTCCTGAAGCGCTACCTCCGCCAGGAACTCCGGGAGATGCAGGAAAACGGCATCGTCTTCAATGCCATCGGCAACCTGGCCCGTCTCCCCGCCGACGTCCAGGAGGAGCTCCGGCGCACCCGGGAAGCCACCCAAAGCGGCAACGGCATGGTCCTCACCCTGGCCTTGAGCTACGGCGGCCGCAGCGAAATCCTCCAGGCGGTCCAGGCCTTGGCCCGGGAAGTGCAGGCGGGGCGCCTCTCCCCCGAGGAGATCGACGCCAGCCACTTTTCCGGCGCCCTTTACACCGCCGGGCTGCCGGACCCGGATCTCCTCATCCGCACCAGCGGCGAATACCGCCTCAGCAACTTCCTCCTCTGGCAGTCCGCCTACACCGAGCTTTACTTCACCGACACCTATTGGCCGGACTTCCGGGAAGCGGAATTTCATCAGGCCCTGTGGGATTACCAGCATCGGGACCGGCGTTTCGGCCTCACCCAGGAGCAGGTGGAATCCGGTGCCCTGGCCCAGGTCTTGGGCGCCCCGCCCCGCTGA
- the frr gene encoding ribosome recycling factor, which produces MKEKVMEETRRRMTKVLEVLGHDLARVRTGRASVALLEGIKVEAYGSLMPLAQVASLAAPEPRLLTVQPWDTSLIGEIEKAILKSDLGLTPANDGKVIRLPIPALTTERRKELVKMVKKMAEEAKVALRNIRRDANEQIKKLKNDKQVSEDDAHRATDEVQKITDEFIKKVDGLAADKEKEIMSF; this is translated from the coding sequence ATGAAAGAGAAGGTGATGGAAGAGACCCGGCGCCGCATGACCAAGGTCCTGGAGGTGCTGGGGCACGATCTGGCCCGGGTGCGCACCGGCCGGGCCTCGGTGGCCCTGCTGGAGGGCATCAAGGTGGAGGCCTATGGCTCCCTCATGCCCCTGGCCCAGGTAGCCTCGCTGGCGGCGCCGGAACCCCGGCTGCTCACCGTGCAGCCCTGGGACACCAGCCTCATCGGCGAGATCGAGAAGGCCATCCTCAAATCCGACCTGGGCCTCACCCCGGCCAATGACGGCAAGGTCATCCGCCTGCCCATCCCGGCCCTCACCACCGAGCGCAGAAAAGAGCTGGTCAAGATGGTGAAGAAGATGGCCGAGGAGGCCAAGGTGGCCTTAAGGAACATCCGCCGGGACGCCAACGAGCAGATCAAGAAGCTGAAAAACGACAAGCAGGTCTCCGAGGACGACGCCCACCGGGCCACCGACGAGGTGCAGAAGATCACCGACGAGTTCATCAAGAAGGTGGACGGCCTGGCGGCTGACAAGGAAAAGGAGATCATGTCCTTCTGA
- the pyrH gene encoding UMP kinase translates to MSATPRFRRVLLKVSGETLAGAKPFGLCPDTLKAIAREIKAAKALDVEIGVVVGGGNIFRGLAAQAMGLDRAVADYMGMLATVINALALQNAMEREGLPTRVMSAIAMHEVAEPYIRRRALRHLEKGRVVIFAAGTGNPYFTTDTAGALRAAEIGAEAIFKGTKVDGIYDRDPMTDPDAVFLPRLTYFEVLEKSLKVMDSTAVTMAMEHNLPIVVFKLLTPGNMVNVLLGQGICTIVENVP, encoded by the coding sequence ATGTCCGCCACCCCCCGTTTCCGCCGGGTGCTCCTCAAGGTCAGCGGCGAAACCCTGGCCGGGGCCAAGCCCTTCGGCCTGTGCCCTGACACCCTGAAGGCCATTGCCCGGGAGATCAAGGCCGCCAAGGCCCTGGACGTGGAGATCGGGGTGGTGGTGGGGGGCGGCAACATCTTCCGGGGCCTGGCGGCCCAGGCCATGGGGCTGGACCGGGCGGTGGCCGACTATATGGGCATGCTGGCCACAGTGATCAACGCCCTGGCCCTGCAAAACGCCATGGAGCGGGAAGGCCTCCCCACCCGGGTGATGAGCGCCATCGCCATGCACGAGGTGGCGGAGCCTTACATCCGGCGCCGCGCTTTACGGCACCTGGAAAAAGGGCGGGTGGTGATCTTCGCCGCCGGCACCGGCAACCCCTATTTCACCACCGACACCGCCGGGGCGCTCCGGGCGGCGGAGATCGGGGCCGAGGCCATCTTCAAGGGCACCAAGGTGGACGGCATCTACGACCGGGACCCCATGACCGACCCCGATGCCGTGTTCCTGCCCCGCCTCACCTACTTTGAGGTATTGGAGAAGTCCCTCAAGGTGATGGATTCCACCGCGGTGACCATGGCCATGGAGCACAATCTCCCCATCGTGGTCTTCAAGCTCCTCACCCCGGGAAATATGGTGAACGTTTTGCTCGGTCAGGGCATCTGTACCATAGTGGAGAACGTCCCATGA
- the tsf gene encoding translation elongation factor Ts: protein MTPVEISAELVKTLREKTNCGFMDCKKALKETGGDLEAAIAYLRQKGIAVATKRAERATSEGTVWAALNPAGTAGVLLEVNCESDFVAKTDSFQDFGRTLAEQLLTQEVADVEALLAAPWAADPKLTVGDYLNEIIGQLGENIRIRRFVRLEGGLVASYIHFGGKIGVLLQMEAPLSDEARAVAHDLAMQVAATNPLAVRREEVDPEAVAKEKAIFEAQARESGKPEKIIEKMVSGRLDKFFKEVCLLEQAFVKNPDLTVAKMLEEAGAKLGAPLTVKRFVRFQVGA, encoded by the coding sequence ATGACACCCGTGGAGATCTCTGCGGAACTGGTAAAGACCCTGCGAGAAAAAACCAACTGCGGTTTCATGGACTGTAAAAAGGCCCTGAAGGAGACCGGCGGCGATCTGGAGGCCGCCATCGCCTATCTGCGCCAGAAAGGCATCGCGGTGGCCACCAAGCGGGCCGAGCGGGCCACCAGCGAAGGCACCGTCTGGGCCGCCCTCAACCCCGCCGGCACCGCCGGAGTGCTTCTGGAGGTCAACTGCGAATCCGACTTTGTGGCCAAGACCGACAGCTTCCAGGACTTTGGCCGCACCCTGGCGGAGCAGCTTTTGACGCAGGAGGTGGCCGACGTGGAGGCCCTCCTCGCCGCCCCCTGGGCTGCGGACCCCAAGCTCACCGTGGGCGATTATCTCAACGAGATCATCGGCCAACTGGGCGAAAATATCCGCATCCGGCGCTTTGTGCGCCTGGAGGGCGGCCTGGTGGCCTCGTACATCCACTTCGGCGGCAAGATCGGGGTGCTCCTGCAGATGGAGGCCCCTCTGAGCGATGAGGCCCGGGCGGTGGCCCACGACCTGGCCATGCAGGTGGCGGCCACCAACCCCCTGGCGGTGCGCCGGGAGGAGGTGGACCCCGAAGCGGTGGCCAAGGAGAAGGCCATCTTTGAAGCCCAGGCCCGGGAGTCGGGTAAGCCCGAGAAGATCATCGAAAAGATGGTGAGCGGCCGCCTGGACAAGTTCTTCAAGGAGGTCTGCCTCCTGGAGCAGGCCTTCGTCAAGAACCCCGACCTCACCGTGGCCAAGATGCTGGAGGAGGCCGGGGCCAAACTGGGCGCGCCCCTCACGGTGAAACGCTTCGTGCGCTTCCAGGTGGGCGCCTGA
- the rpsB gene encoding 30S ribosomal protein S2, protein MSYVTMKELLEAGVHFGHQTRRWNPKMQPFIFGARNGIHIIDLQKTVQYFKVAYNTVVEKVADGGIVLFVGTKKQAMDAIAEEATRCGMFYVNHRWLGGMLTNYATIARSIDKLKAFEAMKEDGSLKRFPKKEILMMEKRAAKLERALGGIKNMGRLPDLIYVVDPRKENIAVSEARKMGIPIVAIVDSNCDPTIIDYPIPGNDDAIRAIRLLTSRIADACIEGARLREERLQGMVDKEVALPETELPAAPPPEETVAAPAEELEAEA, encoded by the coding sequence ATGTCTTACGTGACCATGAAGGAGTTGCTGGAGGCCGGGGTGCATTTCGGCCACCAGACCCGCCGTTGGAACCCCAAGATGCAGCCCTTCATCTTCGGGGCCAGAAACGGCATCCACATCATTGACTTGCAAAAGACCGTCCAGTATTTCAAGGTCGCCTACAATACGGTGGTGGAGAAGGTGGCCGACGGCGGCATCGTCCTGTTCGTGGGCACCAAGAAGCAGGCCATGGACGCCATCGCCGAAGAGGCCACCCGTTGCGGCATGTTTTACGTCAATCACCGCTGGCTGGGGGGCATGCTCACCAACTACGCCACCATCGCCCGCTCCATTGACAAGCTCAAGGCCTTTGAGGCCATGAAAGAGGACGGCAGCCTGAAGCGCTTCCCCAAAAAGGAAATCCTGATGATGGAGAAGCGGGCCGCCAAGCTGGAACGGGCCCTGGGGGGCATCAAGAACATGGGCCGTCTGCCCGATCTCATTTATGTGGTGGATCCCCGCAAGGAGAACATTGCGGTGAGTGAAGCCCGCAAAATGGGTATTCCCATCGTGGCCATCGTGGATTCCAATTGCGACCCCACCATCATTGACTATCCCATTCCCGGCAACGACGACGCCATCCGGGCCATCCGCCTGCTCACCTCCCGCATCGCCGATGCCTGCATCGAGGGGGCCCGCCTCCGGGAGGAGCGCCTCCAGGGCATGGTGGACAAGGAGGTGGCCCTGCCGGAGACGGAGCTGCCTGCGGCCCCGCCCCCCGAGGAGACGGTGGCGGCTCCGGCCGAGGAGCTGGAAGCCGAAGCCTAA
- a CDS encoding MFS transporter, with translation MNEFLNDTFAALRHRNFRLFYAGQGISLTGSWMQAVALNWLALVLTDSAFFLGLMGALQTLPIFLFSFVGGVAADRYPKRSLLFATQGAMLLLAVALGILVDARLITVWLLGLLVFLSGSAMAFDIPIRQAFIVELVGKADLANAIALNSTLFNGTRVVGPALAGVCIAAVGMANCFYLNAVSFLAVLVALAVIRLPQADSPPRVSMAQAFRELKDFLRARPALRLVLLLMTLVSILGHPYYVLIPVLARDVLGAGPQGYGLLMAASGLGAFVGGLSLARRLRHRPPMPSFLGGTALFLAGVLALSLSRHLWLAVPAMAMTGFGMTTQLSTGNSLLQLNVPDHLRGRIMSLFGLIIIGSTPVGSLLYGGVAQHLGVQPTFALGSLTAGLAVALMLLKNPDLWNLGFSELAAADPEAR, from the coding sequence ATGAACGAATTTCTCAATGACACCTTTGCGGCGCTCCGGCACCGCAACTTCCGCCTCTTTTACGCCGGTCAGGGCATCAGCCTCACCGGCTCCTGGATGCAGGCCGTGGCCCTGAACTGGCTGGCCCTGGTGCTCACCGACTCCGCCTTTTTCCTGGGCCTCATGGGCGCCTTGCAGACCCTCCCCATCTTCCTCTTTTCCTTCGTGGGCGGGGTGGCGGCGGACCGCTATCCCAAGCGCTCCCTCCTCTTCGCCACCCAGGGGGCCATGCTGCTTCTGGCGGTGGCCCTGGGCATTCTGGTGGACGCCCGCCTCATTACCGTGTGGCTGCTGGGGCTGCTCGTCTTTCTCTCCGGCTCGGCCATGGCCTTCGATATCCCCATCCGCCAGGCCTTCATCGTGGAGCTGGTGGGAAAAGCCGACCTGGCCAACGCCATCGCCCTGAACTCCACCTTGTTCAACGGCACCCGGGTGGTGGGGCCGGCCCTGGCGGGGGTATGCATCGCGGCGGTGGGCATGGCCAACTGCTTCTATCTCAATGCCGTGAGCTTCCTGGCGGTGCTGGTGGCCCTGGCGGTGATCCGCCTGCCCCAGGCGGACTCGCCCCCCCGGGTGTCCATGGCCCAGGCCTTCCGGGAGCTCAAGGACTTTCTCAGAGCCCGGCCGGCCCTGCGCCTGGTGCTGCTGCTCATGACCCTGGTCTCCATCCTGGGGCATCCCTACTATGTGCTCATCCCGGTGCTGGCCCGGGATGTGCTGGGGGCCGGCCCCCAGGGCTATGGACTCCTCATGGCGGCCAGCGGGCTGGGGGCCTTTGTGGGCGGGCTGTCCTTGGCCCGCCGCCTGCGTCACCGGCCGCCCATGCCCTCTTTCCTGGGCGGCACCGCTCTCTTCCTGGCGGGAGTGCTGGCCCTGTCGCTGAGCCGCCACCTGTGGCTGGCGGTGCCGGCCATGGCCATGACCGGCTTTGGCATGACCACCCAGCTCTCCACCGGCAACAGCCTCCTGCAGCTCAATGTGCCGGATCATCTCCGGGGCCGCATCATGAGCCTCTTTGGCCTCATCATCATCGGCTCCACGCCGGTGGGGAGCCTCCTGTACGGCGGGGTGGCCCAGCACCTGGGGGTCCAGCCCACCTTTGCCCTGGGGAGCCTCACCGCCGGGCTGGCGGTGGCCCTGATGCTCCTCAAAAACCCGGACTTGTGGAACCTGGGCTTCAGCGAGCTGGCCGCCGCCGACCCGGAAGCCCGCTGA
- a CDS encoding ABC transporter ATP-binding protein, which translates to MTPLIRLVKVTKVYRPGLHPMTVLKGIDLEVAAGEFMAIMGPSGSGKSSLLYILGCLDRPTSGEYYLEGREVSRLSPDELAAVRNTKLGFVFQSFFLLPRLTAAENVELPLLYSDIPAGERRRRALEVLELVGLKDRAGHLPTELSGGEMQRVAIARALVNRPPLLLADEPTGNLDRANSHLIMGIFRELHARQGLTLIMVTHDPEMAVYARRRLTLRDGEIVADETANPSPEPPSAEMRGESSGSDPRARASQR; encoded by the coding sequence ATGACCCCCCTCATCCGCCTGGTCAAGGTCACCAAGGTCTATCGCCCGGGTCTGCACCCGATGACGGTGCTCAAAGGCATCGACCTGGAGGTGGCCGCCGGGGAATTCATGGCCATCATGGGCCCCTCGGGCTCCGGCAAATCCAGCCTGCTCTACATCCTGGGCTGCCTGGACCGGCCCACCAGCGGGGAGTATTACCTGGAGGGCCGGGAGGTGTCGCGCCTCAGCCCCGACGAGCTGGCGGCGGTGCGCAACACCAAGCTGGGCTTCGTCTTCCAGAGTTTTTTTCTCCTGCCCCGGCTCACGGCGGCGGAGAATGTGGAGCTTCCCTTGCTCTATTCTGACATCCCGGCCGGAGAACGGCGCCGGCGGGCCCTGGAGGTCCTGGAGCTGGTGGGCCTCAAAGACCGGGCCGGGCACCTCCCCACCGAGCTCTCCGGCGGGGAGATGCAGCGGGTGGCCATTGCCCGGGCCTTGGTGAACCGGCCGCCTTTGCTTTTGGCCGATGAACCCACCGGCAACCTGGATCGGGCCAACAGCCACCTCATCATGGGCATCTTCCGGGAGCTCCACGCCCGCCAGGGCCTCACCCTCATCATGGTGACCCATGATCCGGAGATGGCGGTCTATGCCCGGCGGCGCCTGACCCTCAGGGATGGGGAGATTGTGGCGGATGAAACCGCCAATCCCTCCCCGGAGCCGCCCTCGGCTGAAATGCGCGGAGAATCTTCGGGCTCTGACCCTCGGGCCCGTGCCAGCCAGCGATGA
- a CDS encoding efflux RND transporter periplasmic adaptor subunit, with protein MRTWGAPLALILGLALLPAGCGAGSPREKYSTQPVTRLTLEETVVANGTVNPVSTVLVGSQVSGKIVDIYVDYNSVVKRGQVVARIDPRLFEAKVAETRARYQQTRADLARAQANLADAENDYRRYQRLWQENLVARDELDNAYTRRQTEQANVAAAQAQVAAAAAAYKEALTNLEYTAITSPVDGVVVSRNVDVGQTVAASFQTPTLFTIARDLTQMQVETAVDEGEVGKVKEGQEATFTVDAHPGTTFRGRVTSVRLAPQIVQNVVTYTVVISADNPQLLLKPGMTAMVSLKVAKAEQVLAVPNAALRFQPPPEEAPPAPQGPVVWILERGALKPVPVETGLNNGAWTEIRRGELTEGQPVVVGSLTAPARSVPRPGPRGPF; from the coding sequence ATGCGCACATGGGGGGCGCCGCTGGCGCTCATTCTGGGGCTGGCCCTCCTGCCGGCCGGCTGCGGGGCCGGCAGTCCCCGGGAGAAATACAGCACCCAGCCGGTGACCCGGCTCACCCTGGAGGAGACGGTGGTGGCCAACGGCACCGTCAACCCGGTGAGCACGGTGCTTGTGGGCTCCCAGGTCTCCGGCAAGATCGTGGACATCTACGTGGATTACAACTCGGTGGTCAAAAGGGGCCAGGTAGTGGCCCGCATCGACCCCCGGCTCTTTGAGGCCAAGGTGGCGGAGACCCGGGCCCGCTACCAACAGACCCGGGCCGATCTGGCCCGGGCCCAGGCCAATCTGGCGGACGCGGAGAACGACTACCGCCGTTATCAGAGACTCTGGCAGGAAAACCTGGTGGCCCGGGATGAGCTGGACAACGCCTACACCCGCCGCCAGACGGAGCAGGCCAATGTGGCCGCGGCTCAGGCCCAGGTGGCCGCCGCGGCCGCGGCCTATAAGGAGGCCCTCACCAACCTGGAATACACCGCCATCACCTCCCCGGTGGACGGCGTGGTGGTCTCCCGGAACGTGGACGTGGGCCAGACGGTGGCCGCCTCCTTCCAGACCCCCACCCTGTTCACCATTGCCCGGGACCTCACCCAGATGCAGGTGGAGACCGCGGTGGATGAAGGGGAGGTGGGCAAGGTCAAGGAAGGGCAGGAGGCCACCTTCACGGTGGACGCCCACCCGGGCACCACCTTCCGGGGCCGGGTCACCAGCGTGCGTCTGGCCCCCCAGATCGTGCAGAACGTGGTCACCTACACGGTGGTGATCTCGGCGGACAACCCTCAGTTGCTCCTCAAACCCGGGATGACGGCCATGGTGAGCCTGAAGGTGGCCAAAGCCGAGCAGGTGCTGGCGGTGCCCAATGCCGCCCTGCGCTTCCAGCCGCCGCCGGAAGAGGCCCCGCCGGCGCCCCAGGGCCCGGTGGTCTGGATCCTGGAGCGGGGGGCCTTAAAACCCGTGCCGGTGGAGACCGGCCTCAACAACGGCGCCTGGACCGAGATCCGCCGGGGGGAACTGACGGAGGGTCAGCCGGTGGTGGTGGGGAGCCTCACGGCGCCGGCCCGGTCAGTACCCCGCCCAGGCCCTCGGGGGCCCTTCTGA
- a CDS encoding YggT family protein, which produces MIALRHFLEAVATVLSWGLEIYMWLIIARALISWVNPDPYNPIVRFLYNVTEPVLGALRRRFRLFYGGMDFSPLVVLAIIIFLKVFLVQTIRDYARLLG; this is translated from the coding sequence ATGATCGCCCTCAGACACTTCCTGGAAGCTGTGGCCACGGTGCTCTCGTGGGGCCTGGAGATCTACATGTGGCTCATCATCGCCCGGGCCCTCATCTCCTGGGTCAATCCCGACCCGTACAACCCCATCGTGCGGTTCCTCTACAATGTCACCGAACCGGTGTTGGGGGCCTTGAGGCGACGCTTCCGGCTGTTTTACGGCGGCATGGACTTCTCGCCCCTGGTGGTGCTGGCGATCATCATCTTCCTCAAGGTCTTTCTGGTGCAGACCATCCGGGATTATGCCCGGCTGCTGGGATGA
- a CDS encoding DUF167 domain-containing protein — translation MMADPREAFFAVTCQGYLLRVQAVPGAGRTEVAGLYGDRLKIRLAAAPEKGAANRELVAFLAARLGVPTKAVRLLHGAGSRTKLVAVEGLEPELRERLRALLPEGPETPG, via the coding sequence ATGATGGCTGATCCCCGGGAGGCCTTCTTTGCCGTCACCTGCCAGGGGTATCTCCTCAGGGTCCAGGCCGTGCCCGGGGCCGGGCGTACCGAGGTGGCGGGGCTCTACGGCGACCGCCTGAAGATCCGCCTGGCCGCGGCGCCGGAGAAAGGGGCCGCCAACCGGGAGCTGGTGGCCTTCCTGGCGGCGCGTCTGGGGGTGCCCACAAAGGCAGTGCGGCTACTCCATGGTGCTGGGAGCCGCACCAAACTGGTGGCGGTGGAGGGCCTGGAGCCCGAGCTTCGGGAGCGCCTCCGGGCACTCCTGCCGGAGGGCCCGGAAACCCCGGGTTGA